A part of Myxococcus landrumus genomic DNA contains:
- a CDS encoding MASE1 domain-containing protein, translating into MPSLESCPRRWQPLLRLVLFVSAYALGTKLGAVLAFPPELVSAMWPPSGVALTGLLLTRHREWPALVIGAILVEPFASRDAHWPITLASFVVAAGNLVEALVAALVLRRLVRFHPSMDRVRDVLGLVGPAALGSTLISATLSLCMLLSDQRLGAGEFWSAWRVFWVGNAMGVLLVAPLLLTWLSRGLAGWTRQRRLELTALLLLLGVATHWVFSMPPTAAPPATFHPVTYLAFPFLLWAALRFEARGTTLATTVMSALALWHTAHGHGPFAQSAWHNDSVIFLQSFLAVASLSGLFLASALSERRRAQEEVSHLNQELRQSLQTLATTQAALVRRERLAALGELSATVAHEVRNPLGAISNALAAIRRLAPQTASGPAGQLLVIMDEEVQRLDLIVNDLLDYTRPVEPRLQHQALGPVVEGALTASLRAGSSGITVSQSLDGPLPPVALDAHLLHVALTNLFTNAVQAMPSGGNLVTRIETATREGAPHARLTISDTGHGIPVDVQQRIFEPFFTTRATGTGLGLAIVRRIVVDGHHGEVAVHSTVGQGTTFTVWLPCAGEARTLL; encoded by the coding sequence GTGCCCTCACTCGAGTCCTGTCCACGTCGCTGGCAGCCCCTCCTCCGGCTGGTGCTCTTCGTGAGCGCCTATGCACTGGGGACGAAACTGGGCGCGGTGCTGGCCTTCCCTCCCGAGCTCGTCTCCGCCATGTGGCCTCCCAGCGGCGTGGCCCTCACGGGGCTGCTGCTCACGCGGCATCGGGAGTGGCCCGCCCTGGTCATCGGCGCCATCCTCGTGGAGCCCTTCGCTTCTCGCGATGCGCACTGGCCCATCACCCTGGCCAGCTTCGTCGTCGCCGCGGGCAACCTGGTGGAAGCCCTGGTGGCCGCCCTCGTCCTGCGACGGCTGGTGCGCTTCCATCCCTCGATGGACCGGGTGAGGGATGTGCTGGGGCTGGTGGGACCCGCGGCCCTGGGCAGCACGTTGATCAGCGCCACCCTCAGCCTGTGCATGCTGCTGTCGGATCAACGCCTGGGCGCCGGCGAGTTCTGGTCCGCATGGCGCGTGTTCTGGGTGGGCAACGCCATGGGCGTGCTCCTCGTGGCGCCCCTGCTGCTCACCTGGCTCTCACGCGGACTCGCGGGCTGGACGAGGCAGCGGCGGCTGGAGCTGACCGCGCTGCTGCTGCTGCTCGGGGTGGCCACCCATTGGGTGTTCAGCATGCCCCCCACGGCCGCGCCTCCCGCCACCTTCCACCCCGTGACGTACCTGGCCTTCCCCTTCCTGCTGTGGGCCGCCCTCCGCTTCGAGGCTCGCGGCACCACCCTGGCCACCACGGTCATGTCCGCGCTCGCCCTCTGGCACACCGCCCACGGCCACGGCCCCTTCGCCCAGTCCGCCTGGCACAACGACAGCGTCATCTTCCTCCAGTCATTCCTCGCCGTGGCCAGCCTGTCCGGACTGTTCCTCGCCAGCGCGCTCAGCGAGCGGCGCCGCGCCCAGGAAGAGGTGAGCCACCTCAACCAGGAGCTGCGCCAGTCCCTGCAGACCCTCGCCACGACGCAAGCGGCGCTGGTCCGGCGCGAGCGACTGGCCGCGCTCGGAGAGCTGAGCGCCACCGTGGCGCATGAGGTCCGCAATCCGCTGGGCGCCATCTCGAATGCGCTCGCCGCCATCCGCAGGCTCGCGCCCCAGACGGCCTCCGGTCCCGCGGGCCAGTTGCTGGTCATCATGGACGAGGAGGTTCAACGCCTGGACCTCATCGTCAACGACCTGCTCGACTACACCCGGCCCGTCGAGCCTCGCCTTCAACACCAGGCGCTGGGCCCCGTCGTCGAGGGCGCGCTGACCGCCTCACTTCGCGCGGGCTCCTCCGGCATCACCGTGTCGCAGTCCCTGGATGGGCCGCTGCCTCCCGTTGCCCTGGATGCCCACCTGCTCCACGTGGCGCTCACCAACTTGTTCACCAACGCCGTGCAGGCGATGCCCTCGGGCGGCAACCTCGTCACACGCATCGAGACCGCGACTCGCGAGGGAGCTCCTCACGCGCGGCTCACCATCTCCGATACCGGCCACGGGATTCCCGTCGACGTGCAACAGCGCATCTTCGAGCCCTTCTTCACCACACGCGCCACGGGGACCGGGCTGGGGCTCGCCATCGTCCGACGCATCGTCGTCGACGGCCACCATGGCGAAGTCGCCGTCCACAGCACCGTCGGACAGGGGACCACGTTCACCGTGTGGCTGCCTTGCGCGGGTGAGGCTCGGACGCTGCTCTGA
- a CDS encoding FG-GAP repeat protein, producing MEPPAEAAPSHGRCRGRGWIRLERGDVWKHGAHRGAAAGNLQRGAQCGSVYIFVRDGSTWSLQQRLRAAGSDRAAEDRFGWSVALKGDHARVGVPG from the coding sequence GTGGAGCCTCCAGCAGAAGCTGCTCCTTCCCACGGACGATGCCGAGGGCGCGGATGGATTCGGCTCGAGCGTGGCGATGTCTGGAAACACGGTGCTCATCGGGGCGCCGCTGCAGGGAATCTCCAGCGCGGCGCCCAATGTGGAAGCGTCTATATCTTCGTCCGCGACGGAAGTACCTGGTCTCTTCAGCAGCGGTTGCGAGCGGCCGGGTCGGACCGAGCCGCCGAGGACCGCTTCGGCTGGAGCGTTGCGCTCAAGGGTGACCACGCGCGGGTTGGAGTTCCGGGATGA
- a CDS encoding nuclear transport factor 2 family protein gives MNPHSQLIIDFYSAFQRRDAKAMNACYHPEVEFSDSVFIGLRHGGTTAMWSMLCERGKDLEVSFRDVQADERTGRAHWDAHYTFSTTGRKVINRIDAEFEFRDGKIVRHRDHFDFWTWSRQALGPAGLVLGWTPFLRNKVRGQARRSLDKYIQERGLPTP, from the coding sequence ATGAATCCGCACTCGCAGCTCATCATCGACTTCTACTCGGCGTTTCAACGCCGCGACGCGAAGGCCATGAACGCCTGCTACCACCCCGAGGTGGAGTTCTCCGACTCGGTCTTCATCGGCCTGCGTCACGGAGGCACCACCGCCATGTGGAGCATGCTCTGCGAGCGCGGCAAGGACCTGGAGGTCTCCTTCCGCGACGTCCAGGCCGATGAGCGCACCGGCCGCGCGCACTGGGACGCCCACTACACCTTCTCCACCACCGGCCGGAAGGTCATCAACCGCATCGACGCGGAGTTCGAGTTCCGCGATGGCAAGATTGTCCGCCACCGCGACCACTTCGACTTCTGGACCTGGTCGCGGCAGGCCCTCGGGCCCGCGGGACTCGTGCTCGGATGGACGCCGTTCCTCCGGAACAAGGTCCGAGGCCAGGCTCGACGCTCCCTGGACAAGTACATCCAGGAGCGCGGCCTCCCCACTCCGTGA
- the def gene encoding peptide deformylase: MALDIVIWPHKVLTTSTKPVTDFGPALQALLDQMAESMKEAEGIGIAANQVGESLRVALVGREDGTSFEIVNPRILEKKEAVTLEEGCLSVPREWEKCPRFHRVKVRYQDKTGEWHELEAEGRLAHVLQHEIDHLDGHVFVDHLSGLKRTLILDRMKKLQKAKSRQKES, from the coding sequence ATGGCTCTCGACATCGTTATCTGGCCGCACAAGGTTCTCACCACATCCACCAAGCCCGTGACGGACTTTGGTCCCGCGCTCCAGGCGCTCCTGGACCAGATGGCCGAGTCCATGAAGGAAGCCGAGGGCATTGGCATCGCCGCCAACCAGGTGGGCGAGTCGCTGCGAGTGGCGTTGGTGGGGCGGGAGGACGGGACGTCGTTTGAAATCGTCAATCCGCGGATTCTGGAGAAGAAGGAAGCGGTGACGCTGGAGGAGGGGTGCCTCTCGGTCCCGAGGGAGTGGGAGAAGTGCCCGCGCTTCCACCGGGTGAAGGTCCGCTACCAGGACAAGACGGGGGAGTGGCATGAGCTGGAGGCGGAGGGCCGCCTCGCCCATGTCCTGCAGCACGAAATCGACCACCTGGATGGCCACGTCTTCGTGGACCACCTGTCCGGGCTGAAGCGCACGCTCATCCTGGACCGGATGAAGAAGCTCCAGAAGGCGAAGTCCCGTCAGAAGGAGAGCTGA
- a CDS encoding DUF2378 family protein, producing MTDMNPGLNVLEPQLVRELEERVSLATREDTARGLFFNGALGAVKVLGGDSAVQRCIEAAGEKKYVDFFNYPVASFLKLAFTAAQVMGPQLGGFDSALRRMGVQATTDFLSSAAGKTLLLLASNNPKRMVGNLHSGYRAAVSYGERGVKWTGDTSGVFTMKRDFMTPAYHEGVLQAVIEAVGGKQVQVQGRKTGPLDSEYSLSWQ from the coding sequence ATGACAGACATGAATCCAGGATTGAACGTGCTCGAGCCACAGCTCGTGCGCGAGTTGGAAGAGCGCGTGTCACTGGCGACGCGCGAGGACACGGCTCGAGGGTTGTTCTTCAACGGAGCGCTGGGCGCGGTGAAGGTGCTGGGAGGTGACTCCGCGGTCCAGCGATGCATCGAGGCGGCGGGAGAGAAGAAGTACGTCGACTTCTTCAACTACCCGGTGGCGTCGTTCCTGAAGCTGGCCTTCACGGCGGCGCAGGTGATGGGGCCTCAGCTGGGAGGCTTCGACTCGGCGCTGCGGAGGATGGGCGTGCAGGCGACGACGGACTTCCTGTCCTCGGCGGCGGGGAAGACGTTGTTGTTGTTGGCGTCGAACAACCCGAAGCGGATGGTGGGCAACCTGCACTCGGGCTACCGGGCGGCGGTGAGCTATGGCGAGCGCGGGGTGAAGTGGACGGGGGACACGAGTGGTGTCTTCACCATGAAGCGAGACTTCATGACGCCGGCCTACCACGAGGGTGTGCTCCAGGCCGTCATCGAGGCGGTGGGCGGGAAGCAGGTGCAGGTGCAGGGACGGAAGACGGGTCCGCTCGACTCCGAGTATTCGCTGTCCTGGCAGTAG
- a CDS encoding MarR family winged helix-turn-helix transcriptional regulator, translating to MKRLRFVLEVHRATHRIGLFLEAAEPPLDLSQGEAHLLAYLLEAGDTSLSELHAAFAHKRSTLTSYMDRLEAKRLVLRESRPEDRRSFLVSLTGAGRTLAVRVHRRLEMLEAQVLERLGEEDVEGLMTGLEALAEVDQGRPRPRRNKAKVKGEG from the coding sequence ATGAAGCGGCTTCGATTTGTCCTGGAAGTCCACCGGGCGACGCATCGCATCGGCTTGTTCCTGGAGGCCGCCGAGCCCCCCTTGGACCTCTCCCAAGGGGAGGCCCACCTGCTGGCCTACCTGTTGGAGGCGGGGGACACCTCGCTGAGCGAGCTCCACGCGGCCTTCGCACACAAGCGCTCCACGTTGACCAGCTACATGGACCGGCTGGAGGCGAAGCGGCTGGTGCTGAGGGAGTCGAGGCCGGAGGACCGGCGCTCCTTCCTGGTGTCGCTGACGGGGGCGGGGCGGACGTTGGCGGTCCGCGTGCACCGCCGCCTGGAGATGCTGGAGGCACAGGTGCTGGAGCGGTTGGGGGAGGAGGACGTGGAGGGCCTGATGACGGGGCTCGAGGCGCTCGCGGAGGTGGACCAGGGGAGGCCTCGCCCCAGGCGGAACAAGGCGAAGGTGAAGGGCGAAGGCTGA
- a CDS encoding FG-GAP repeat protein, protein MASNAAADDFFGTTVAIHDQTLVVGATGDDSGIRSAVGSAYVFAGDGTTWTFQARLSDFSGQARDSFGRGLANAGTTVSIGASGIDPLAGSNIGGTFVYTRTGST, encoded by the coding sequence GTGGCTAGTAACGCGGCCGCCGATGATTTCTTCGGAACCACGGTCGCCATTCACGACCAGACCCTCGTGGTCGGCGCGACTGGCGACGACAGCGGCATCCGGAGCGCCGTGGGTAGTGCCTACGTCTTCGCCGGCGACGGGACGACGTGGACCTTCCAGGCCAGGCTGTCGGATTTCTCGGGGCAGGCCCGGGACTCTTTCGGTCGAGGACTGGCCAATGCGGGAACCACCGTTTCCATCGGAGCCTCGGGAATCGACCCCCTCGCTGGCAGCAACATTGGTGGGACGTTTGTCTACACGCGCACTGGAAGCACGTGA
- a CDS encoding 3-oxoacyl-ACP synthase III family protein: MTPNVCVVGAGAFVPSRRVSNARMARAIPGWPAERIEEKLGIRERRFLWDFDESTGRAIPPPEDDGHIYPATNTDMCEVALRKALTGSGVEARELDALFVVTCTPDAPHFNHDAMALHQRLGLREDAFALVVDDGCGGTTYVLDLVKKMMAGGRFRTVAVVASAFTSPLVNRDVYLDELPAGPGRAKALQGYLSMYVFGDGAGAVVLQSKETGADGAGILASFSGNAHGDLVIRKGGGLLKLPYQEGRSRPADMAFVVDGFRVARSYPEYMRKCLETMWGARPELRGAVKRYYFHQPNKRVMDAFVSREGLPPEAVACNVDLYGNTSAAGMLILLAEDLESGRVSLGAGDVVLVAAVGANIHYGAQLIRL; encoded by the coding sequence ATGACACCGAATGTCTGTGTCGTCGGCGCAGGAGCCTTTGTTCCCTCGCGACGGGTGAGCAATGCGCGGATGGCGCGAGCCATCCCAGGGTGGCCGGCGGAGCGCATCGAGGAGAAGCTGGGCATCCGCGAGCGGCGCTTCCTGTGGGACTTCGACGAGTCGACGGGCCGCGCGATTCCTCCGCCGGAGGATGACGGCCACATCTACCCCGCCACGAACACGGACATGTGTGAGGTGGCGTTGCGCAAGGCGCTCACGGGCTCGGGGGTGGAGGCGCGGGAGCTGGACGCGCTCTTCGTGGTGACGTGTACGCCGGATGCGCCGCACTTCAACCATGACGCCATGGCGTTGCATCAACGGCTGGGTCTGCGCGAGGACGCGTTCGCGCTGGTGGTGGACGACGGCTGCGGCGGCACGACGTATGTGTTGGACTTGGTGAAGAAGATGATGGCGGGGGGGCGCTTCCGCACGGTGGCGGTGGTGGCGTCGGCCTTCACGTCGCCGTTGGTGAACCGGGACGTGTACCTGGACGAGCTGCCCGCGGGGCCCGGTCGGGCGAAGGCGCTCCAGGGCTATCTCTCCATGTACGTGTTTGGGGATGGGGCGGGGGCGGTGGTGCTTCAGTCGAAGGAGACTGGGGCGGACGGGGCGGGAATCCTCGCGTCGTTCTCGGGCAACGCGCACGGGGACCTGGTCATCCGCAAGGGAGGCGGCTTGTTGAAGCTGCCCTACCAGGAGGGTCGCTCACGTCCGGCGGACATGGCCTTCGTGGTGGATGGGTTTCGGGTGGCTCGGAGCTATCCGGAGTACATGCGCAAGTGTCTGGAGACGATGTGGGGGGCTCGGCCGGAGCTGCGTGGGGCGGTGAAGCGGTACTACTTTCATCAACCCAACAAACGGGTGATGGATGCCTTTGTGTCGCGAGAGGGGCTCCCGCCGGAAGCGGTGGCTTGCAATGTTGACTTGTATGGAAACACGTCGGCGGCGGGGATGCTCATCCTGCTGGCGGAGGACTTGGAGTCGGGGCGGGTGAGCTTGGGTGCGGGGGACGTGGTGTTGGTGGCAGCCGTTGGGGCGAACATCCACTACGGGGCGCAGTTGATCCGCTTGTAG
- a CDS encoding fatty acid hydroxylase family protein — translation MTPGSIPKRVADYRQRYRAEHLGPRYSGRAHFAFTSLGSLGVIFLALARLEAVRPLEWLTVPLVFLLGNAAEYLGHRGPMHHRSKGLGLLFRRHTEQHHRFFTHEALSYESSRDVKVVLFPPVLLLFFLGAVAAPVGLLTFLVSTRNVGWLFVASSVGYYLSYEWLHFSHHLPAEHPVARLRLLRWLRRHHQAHHDPSKMSRWNFNITFPLGDWWCRTWWRSERASDPRGAGRKAG, via the coding sequence GTGACACCAGGCTCCATTCCCAAGCGGGTGGCGGATTATCGCCAGAGGTATCGCGCGGAGCACCTCGGGCCGCGCTACTCAGGCCGAGCGCACTTCGCCTTCACGAGCCTGGGCTCGCTGGGTGTCATCTTCCTGGCGCTCGCCCGACTGGAGGCGGTGCGTCCCTTGGAGTGGTTGACCGTCCCCCTCGTCTTCCTGCTGGGAAACGCGGCGGAGTACCTGGGCCACCGAGGGCCCATGCACCATCGAAGCAAGGGGCTGGGGCTGCTCTTCCGGAGGCACACCGAGCAGCACCACCGCTTCTTCACCCATGAGGCGCTGTCCTACGAGTCCTCCCGGGACGTGAAGGTGGTGCTCTTCCCTCCGGTGCTGCTCCTCTTCTTCCTGGGAGCCGTCGCCGCGCCGGTGGGGTTGCTCACCTTCCTGGTGTCGACGCGAAACGTGGGCTGGCTCTTCGTGGCGTCGTCCGTGGGGTACTACCTCTCCTATGAGTGGCTGCACTTCAGCCACCACCTGCCCGCCGAGCACCCCGTGGCGCGCCTGCGTCTCTTGAGGTGGCTCCGCCGGCATCATCAGGCGCACCACGACCCCTCGAAGATGAGCCGGTGGAACTTCAACATCACCTTCCCGCTCGGAGACTGGTGGTGTCGGACCTGGTGGAGGTCGGAGAGAGCCTCGGACCCTCGAGGCGCCGGACGAAAAGCGGGCTGA
- a CDS encoding helix-turn-helix transcriptional regulator — protein sequence MRGAKNAATRKRQGNNASGAACKLGVLLKDWRALRGKSQLSLALDAEVSPRHLAFIESGRTIPSQDMVLRLASVLLLGLRERNALLVAAGYAPEFGESNWNSEEMREIRHAAAMILKSHEPYPAFVLDAASTVLDANIGALTMMGLERDTLGRINLMDLVFAPGRVRTAIVNWKEVACFLLHRLRENARLRGPRSEVSRVLERVLTFPEARELPATMPSGAGAVLIPLTFKVDGVITQWFTTVTTFGAPLHALAEEITVEQFFPR from the coding sequence ATGCGCGGTGCAAAGAACGCGGCGACCAGGAAGCGCCAGGGAAACAATGCGTCTGGAGCCGCCTGCAAGCTGGGCGTGTTGCTGAAAGACTGGCGCGCGCTGCGTGGCAAGAGCCAACTGAGTCTGGCGCTCGACGCCGAGGTCTCTCCCCGGCATCTCGCATTCATCGAGTCAGGACGGACCATTCCCAGTCAGGACATGGTTCTACGCCTGGCGAGCGTTCTGCTGCTGGGCCTGCGAGAGCGCAACGCACTACTCGTAGCAGCCGGCTACGCCCCTGAGTTTGGTGAGAGTAATTGGAACAGCGAGGAGATGAGGGAGATTCGTCACGCCGCAGCGATGATTCTCAAGTCGCACGAGCCCTATCCCGCCTTCGTACTCGACGCGGCGTCGACGGTGCTCGACGCCAACATCGGAGCGCTCACGATGATGGGATTGGAGCGAGACACACTCGGGCGAATCAATCTGATGGACTTGGTCTTCGCACCCGGCCGAGTTCGCACAGCCATTGTGAACTGGAAGGAGGTGGCGTGTTTCCTCCTTCATCGTCTCCGGGAGAATGCCCGACTGCGAGGCCCTCGCTCCGAGGTCTCACGTGTATTGGAGCGTGTGCTCACATTCCCAGAGGCGCGCGAGCTCCCAGCAACCATGCCCAGTGGAGCTGGAGCTGTGCTGATCCCACTGACGTTCAAGGTCGATGGTGTCATCACGCAGTGGTTCACCACGGTCACCACGTTCGGAGCACCTCTTCATGCCTTGGCCGAAGAGATCACCGTCGAGCAGTTCTTCCCACGCTGA